From the genome of bacterium:
AAAAAACACTTCTAATGGTTTCAGGCCGCTGACAGGGTCGGCAGTAAAATCAGCAGCAGGTGGAGGTGTAATTACGGTTATGAAAGACTGCCTTTCAGCTGTACTGGAACCACTTTCACTTGACACACACAGACTTACGGAATAAGTTCCGGGATTTTGATAAATGTGCACGGGATTCTGCTCTGAACTTGTTGCGTCATCACCAAAGTTCCATAGCCATTGTTTTATTGTTCCGCCTGATATATCCGTAAATTGTACATGCAGCGGAGCATAGCCGGAACGTGGTTCTGCTGTAAACCCGGCATCAGGAGGGCTGATTCTTATACGAAAATATTGTGCATCATGTCCCCCCTTGCCATCGTCAACTTTTATGCCTATTAGTGAAACAGGATCAGAATTACTCCTCACATTCCATTCAATATCTCCTGTATTTCTGTTTATTTTCATACTATCAGGAGCAAAAATAAGAGAATACGTTAAATTGTCTCCATCAGCATCCGAAGCTCTGCACGAATATATCCATTTTTGCCCGGCAACAGCAATAGTATCAGGATTCGTATTAATTACAGGGTCATTATTTTTCCAATTAAACTGTGAAGCTTCGGGATTTGTCAAACCGGTAATATCGACAGAGCCGCTTAACCCTTTGTATAAATTTGAAAGAATCCAGATAGTCTTCCCGTCACTGGCAACCTGAGAGATTCCCCATGTCCACAAATCTATGGGCCTGGTAGTTCTTGTTTTACTCCATTTGCCATGCTGGTTTATCAAAAAATACGGGCCTGTTCTTCTGCTGTTCAGATAAAGGATTGTACTATCGGAATATGCTTCAACTCTTGGAAAAGGAGCACTTGTATCTGTATAAAAAAGTGTACGGTCGCTTCCATATTTTAAATCCCATTTCAACCCCGGTTCCTTGGCAGCAGCGCAAAAAAGTTCACATTTTTTAGGTGACGGTGAATCAACGCCAGGAGTTCTATGAGGCCATGCCAGATATATAGAACCATTTGCTGCTATCATATACGGACCATGCTCTACACGCTTTTCTGCATCTGTAAGTTGAGGCAACGGATTTGTGCTGGACGGATGAATTTTACCTACATACGTCCAATCTTTATAATATGGAACCATATATGCAAAAACAACATTGTATTTTTTATCTTTGCCGTCCCAGAACCTATATGCGAAATAAAGCATGCCATTACTTCCAAGGCTCAATGTGCCATGCATACCAGGCCCCATATTTCGAACAGGCTGCCATACTCCTTTGAGTCTGCTTATAAAAAACATTTCATGATCTTCGGCATCTTCATAAATAATAAATACATCTCCGTCTTTGACAATAATATCAGGATAAATAGTGTTATGCCATCCCGAAACAATTTTTTTCGGTTCATTCCAGTTACCCGGTTTACCGGTCATATAGTAAAGGCTTCCATATTTATCTGCAAAAGCTATGTGAGTAGTATCATATTTATCAATAAAAATTCCAACACACCTTTTTGAATTAGGTATATTATAAAAATTATACTCAACTGCATTGATATAAATGTTACCAAGGTCGATAATTTCCGGCTCTGTCCATTCACCTTCATCATTCCTGACAGTATATTTAAGTTTTCCCGATTTTACCCATGCAACATGGACTTTCCCATCAAAATTACTAACACCAACTGTACCGCTGTATCCTTGCATATCAAATGTATGCCTCGGTATGATAACAATATCATCTACATTAATAGAACCGAAAACAGTTACAGCACTTGATAAAAATAATATAATTAATCTTACAAATCTTTGCATACTTCCCTTTTCCTTTTTAGTCTTATTAAACAACCAATCGCTTCTTTTTCCTGTCATATAGTATTTAGCATTTCTGCCAATTTCTGTACTTGTTTAATACGGAAAAAAGTACTTACCTTTTTTTTATCTTTTATAGAAATATCTCCGTATTTTTTCCACTTTGAATAAAGATATAAAATCTCTTTTGCTGCATTACCCGCATTACCATTTCTTATAATCGTTGCATTTCCATAGTCTGAAAGTATATCCGCAGCATCACAATAAGGCATTACTGCAAAAACATGCTTTCCTGCACCGATATATTCGTATAATTTTCCGGTGACCATGCCTTTCCCAAGATCTTTTGATATCAATAAAAGCGCAATATCTGCACCAGATAACATATTAATACTTTCATTATGATTAACATAGCCGTATATTTTAACAATTCCAGTTAATCCGAATTCATTAATCATTGAAACCAGATCAACATCAATA
Proteins encoded in this window:
- a CDS encoding PKD domain-containing protein, giving the protein MQRFVRLIILFLSSAVTVFGSINVDDIVIIPRHTFDMQGYSGTVGVSNFDGKVHVAWVKSGKLKYTVRNDEGEWTEPEIIDLGNIYINAVEYNFYNIPNSKRCVGIFIDKYDTTHIAFADKYGSLYYMTGKPGNWNEPKKIVSGWHNTIYPDIIVKDGDVFIIYEDAEDHEMFFISRLKGVWQPVRNMGPGMHGTLSLGSNGMLYFAYRFWDGKDKKYNVVFAYMVPYYKDWTYVGKIHPSSTNPLPQLTDAEKRVEHGPYMIAANGSIYLAWPHRTPGVDSPSPKKCELFCAAAKEPGLKWDLKYGSDRTLFYTDTSAPFPRVEAYSDSTILYLNSRRTGPYFLINQHGKWSKTRTTRPIDLWTWGISQVASDGKTIWILSNLYKGLSGSVDITGLTNPEASQFNWKNNDPVINTNPDTIAVAGQKWIYSCRASDADGDNLTYSLIFAPDSMKINRNTGDIEWNVRSNSDPVSLIGIKVDDGKGGHDAQYFRIRISPPDAGFTAEPRSGYAPLHVQFTDISGGTIKQWLWNFGDDATSSEQNPVHIYQNPGTYSVSLCVSSESGSSTAERQSFITVITPPPAADFTADPVSGLKPLEVFF